The Toxorhynchites rutilus septentrionalis strain SRP chromosome 3, ASM2978413v1, whole genome shotgun sequence genome includes a region encoding these proteins:
- the LOC129778787 gene encoding uncharacterized protein LOC129778787, which translates to MHDLLINVTDEQRLSQVAHSLVDFSLEAPKTIATKKKLSKLLNISETGDELVFGLRSTEILVRQFCLNQITEIEFKSHFPSLSQSLQAALVEVITLRKPEVAQHLKNEINAIDNLLMESFDWDVKWIMGNSSLASRQEQITTLALNCRDKDMRLKTVRCEMDREKLGELIRILEQYSSGEGDK; encoded by the exons ATGCACGATTTATTGATCAACGTTACAGATGAGCAAAGGTTATCGCAG GTCGCACACAGTCTTGTAGATTTCTCCCTGGAAGCTCCGAAAACCATTGCCACAAAAAAGAAACTCTCCAAACTTTTGAACATTTCCGAAACCGGTGATGAACTGGTCTTCGGGCTGAGATCGACCGAGATTCTAGTTCGTCAATTTTGTCTGAACCAAATTACCGAAATAGAGTTCAAATCACACTTCCCTAGCCTGAGCCAATCGTTGCAAGCTGCCCTGGTGGAAGTTATCACGCTACGAAAGCCAGAAGTTGCCCAACATCtgaaaaacgaaataaacgcaATTGATAATCTGCTGATGGAATCGTTCGACTGGGATGTCAAGTGGATCATGGGAAACAGTAGTCTGGCTTCGAGGCAAGAGCAGATCACAACGTTGGCGCTCAACTGCCGCGATAAAGATATGAGGCTGAAAACGGTGCGCTGTGAAATGGATCGAGAGAAATTGGGCGAACTCATCAGAATACTGGAGCAGTATAGTAGTGGGGAAGGCGATAAATAA